The following are encoded in a window of Thalassotalea insulae genomic DNA:
- a CDS encoding methyl-accepting chemotaxis protein → MLQLKFAHKIILVSAVLLLLALLTSTSINYISLKHDTQDNLNRAIDEIGHSVAGNIANWLNGKLRIIESIAQTTSAKPQKPVVLKAVQQAAKAGLFKSAYVGVESTGEFILDDQQLELPAGYDARKRPWYTQTKQSRESSFTEPYMDVTINKLVISPVAPVEVNGEFIGVAGGDILLDDISETLNAIDFLDIGYAYLVTAEGKILSHPQPDFVEKNITELLGVKPKFVKELNEINDQQIVSFIPITGINSVNWYVGVLLNKEKAYKPLVEARNSAILVAVISLLVTVVLLHLLFNHLMKPIYRLNTAIKDISQGDGDLTQRLSVDTQDEIGQLSENFNGFIERIHLAMQQVQASANVLNEHIEQVRQSAHSGIEMAEQQLGRGTNVSSAITELNNSSDEISANAANASELTSAMQNQSQEGMSALNANIESILQLSGTMESSSGDIEKLRAEANNIANILDVIMGVSSQTNLLALNAAIEAARAGEAGRGFAVVADEVRQLAQRTQDAATEIENIIENLQQGTISVVNSMEESQRNSQASVEKANVADETMQTIVGSLKEVDNENHAVAEATKQQSDVIKSIDEDIMQLMELNQQGVSNLQQTQSACDSLQREFSDLNQLVGQFKV, encoded by the coding sequence GTGTTGCAGTTAAAATTTGCTCATAAAATTATACTGGTTAGTGCGGTGTTATTGCTGTTAGCACTACTGACATCGACCAGTATCAATTATATTTCGTTAAAACATGATACCCAGGATAATTTAAATCGTGCCATTGATGAAATAGGTCATTCAGTTGCCGGCAATATTGCCAATTGGTTGAATGGCAAACTACGAATTATTGAATCAATCGCACAGACAACGTCAGCGAAACCACAAAAACCTGTGGTATTAAAAGCGGTGCAACAGGCGGCTAAAGCTGGGCTATTTAAAAGTGCATATGTCGGTGTGGAAAGCACTGGCGAGTTCATCTTAGATGATCAGCAATTAGAGTTACCAGCAGGTTATGATGCCCGTAAACGTCCCTGGTATACCCAAACCAAACAATCAAGAGAGTCTTCGTTCACCGAACCTTATATGGATGTCACTATTAATAAGTTAGTGATTTCTCCCGTAGCGCCGGTGGAAGTTAATGGTGAATTTATCGGGGTTGCTGGTGGTGATATTCTACTTGATGATATTTCTGAAACGTTAAACGCGATTGATTTCTTAGATATAGGTTACGCTTATTTAGTCACAGCAGAAGGAAAAATTCTCAGTCATCCACAACCAGACTTCGTTGAGAAAAATATTACTGAATTGTTAGGGGTTAAGCCGAAGTTTGTTAAAGAGCTGAACGAAATTAATGATCAGCAGATTGTCTCTTTTATTCCTATTACTGGCATCAATTCAGTGAATTGGTACGTTGGGGTGTTACTGAACAAAGAAAAGGCGTATAAGCCGTTGGTAGAAGCTCGTAACAGCGCGATACTGGTAGCGGTGATCAGCTTGTTAGTAACGGTTGTCTTACTGCATTTATTGTTTAATCATTTAATGAAGCCTATTTATCGACTCAATACCGCTATTAAAGATATTTCACAGGGGGATGGTGATTTAACGCAACGTTTATCCGTTGATACCCAAGATGAAATTGGTCAGCTCTCAGAGAACTTTAATGGCTTTATCGAACGCATTCACCTTGCAATGCAGCAGGTTCAAGCATCTGCTAATGTGTTGAATGAACACATAGAGCAAGTACGACAAAGCGCCCATTCTGGAATTGAAATGGCTGAACAGCAGTTAGGCCGAGGCACTAATGTTTCCAGCGCCATTACTGAATTAAACAATTCATCAGATGAAATTTCTGCCAATGCGGCAAATGCATCAGAACTTACCTCGGCAATGCAAAATCAATCACAAGAAGGGATGTCGGCATTAAACGCGAATATTGAATCGATTTTGCAACTATCTGGCACGATGGAAAGCTCTAGTGGTGATATCGAAAAACTCAGAGCGGAAGCCAATAATATAGCTAATATTTTAGATGTGATTATGGGCGTGAGCTCACAAACTAACTTGCTTGCGCTTAATGCTGCTATTGAAGCAGCGCGTGCCGGTGAAGCAGGCCGTGGCTTCGCCGTGGTTGCTGACGAAGTACGACAGCTGGCACAACGTACGCAGGACGCCGCGACTGAAATTGAAAATATAATAGAGAACTTACAGCAAGGCACTATTTCTGTCGTGAATTCGATGGAAGAAAGTCAGAGAAATAGTCAAGCGAGTGTTGAAAAGGCCAATGTTGCTGATGAAACCATGCAGACTATCGTAGGGTCACTAAAAGAAGTGGATAATGAAAACCACGCGGTGGCGGAAGCGACCAAGCAACAAAGTGATGTCATCAAGTCTATTGATGAAGACATCATGCAACTGATGGAATTGAACCAGCAAGGGGTCAGTAATCTACAGCAAACCCAAAGTGCCTGTGATAGCTTACAACGTGAATTTAGTGATCTGAATCAGTTAGTTGGACAATTTAAAGTCTAA
- a CDS encoding VF530 family protein, which translates to MDNQPYNPLHGITLKTLLTELVDHFGFSALGQEINIRCFTHEPSIQSSLKFLRKTPWAREKVENFYIKHKHLVHKA; encoded by the coding sequence GTGGATAATCAACCTTATAATCCATTACATGGCATCACATTAAAAACTCTGCTCACCGAACTGGTAGATCATTTTGGCTTTAGCGCCTTAGGTCAGGAAATCAACATTCGCTGCTTTACCCACGAGCCAAGTATTCAATCCAGTTTAAAGTTCTTGCGGAAAACTCCCTGGGCGAGGGAAAAAGTCGAAAATTTTTATATCAAACATAAACATCTGGTGCATAAAGCGTGA
- the purU gene encoding formyltetrahydrofolate deformylase, producing the protein MSEINQYILTWQCPDTTGVLAKVTQNLFEHGAFVTETAQYSDPYSETFFSRIAFDDRNMTVAADEFAQGIDELAAPLNMQYRLREKNHFPNIVLAVSKYDHCLVSLLTKWKAGALPANIVAVVSNHQDCQSLVEWHNIPFHYLPVTQDNKPEQEAAILAIMENTAADLLVLARYMQILSDDMCQQLRGRAINIHHSFLPSFKGARPYHQAHQRGVKVIGATAHYVTADLDEGPIIVQEVKPINHTYTIEQMVHLGHDLEATALSHAVKMHVEQRICLNGDKTVILA; encoded by the coding sequence ATGAGTGAAATCAACCAATATATCTTAACCTGGCAATGTCCAGACACCACTGGCGTACTGGCCAAAGTCACACAAAATTTATTCGAACACGGTGCCTTTGTTACCGAAACTGCACAATATAGTGACCCTTATAGCGAAACTTTCTTTTCGCGTATTGCCTTTGATGATCGTAATATGACAGTAGCTGCCGATGAGTTTGCCCAAGGCATTGATGAACTCGCTGCGCCACTAAATATGCAATATCGCTTAAGGGAAAAAAATCATTTTCCCAACATTGTGCTGGCGGTTTCAAAATATGATCACTGCTTGGTGTCACTATTGACCAAATGGAAGGCAGGAGCGCTCCCCGCCAATATTGTCGCCGTGGTTTCTAACCATCAAGACTGTCAGTCATTAGTTGAGTGGCATAACATTCCATTTCATTATTTACCGGTCACGCAAGATAACAAGCCAGAGCAAGAAGCGGCCATTTTAGCGATAATGGAAAACACTGCTGCTGATTTATTAGTACTTGCTCGCTATATGCAAATCTTATCAGATGATATGTGTCAACAATTACGTGGCAGGGCGATCAATATTCATCACTCGTTTTTACCTAGTTTCAAAGGGGCGCGACCTTACCATCAAGCTCATCAGCGCGGCGTAAAAGTAATAGGAGCAACCGCTCATTATGTCACCGCCGATCTTGATGAAGGACCGATCATTGTCCAGGAAGTTAAACCGATCAATCATACTTACACCATAGAACAAATGGTGCACCTCGGCCACGATCTTGAAGCGACAGCGCTCAGTCACGCAGTGAAAATGCATGTTGAACAGCGTATCTGCTTAAACGGCGATAAAACCGTTATTCTTGCTTAA
- a CDS encoding M61 family metallopeptidase: MTIHYQIKPSNLNSHLFEVSIHFQTIKDKEYTLSLPAWLPGSYMIRDFAKNIISITAQSNSQQAIEITPLDKQSWQLIATDNVVEIKYQVFAFDLSVRTAYLDSQRGFFNGSSCFLAINELTTMPCKLTIIPADSIHHWRVATGMPRAKSTEKYQFGDYLAQDYAQLIDCPVALGDFDSFEFEVEGVTHHMVFTSEHYGDRERIVRDVSKLCQHHISLFGEAPFSEYWFITHLLAKGFGGLEHKNSTILQASRFDLPNPNKPEQLTDEYKTFLSLCSHEYFHAWNVCRIKPKAFVPYQLAQESYTEQLWAYEGITSYYDDFSLYRAGIISFSDYLQLLAKTATRVYRGKGELKQSVLESSFYTWTKFYQQGPDAVNNIVSYYTKGALIALWLDLTIRSKSQGQYSLDNLMRELWMHFGRPGIGTEQQDFINIANILCGEDIGDALTELLQSAQRIELAPLLAQVGVSFTPCKFKLLNNLETTESEDYCPYLGAQYTTQPLGVKISQVSEDSPATIAGLAVNDVLVAVNGLKITDKSLQSLAEHLTATTKVSCHYFRDDQLIISELAFTDSPLAAITLTEQDAKLSENWRKIIS; encoded by the coding sequence ATGACAATTCATTATCAAATAAAACCCAGTAACTTAAATAGCCATCTATTTGAAGTAAGTATTCACTTTCAAACGATAAAAGATAAAGAATACACTTTGTCATTACCTGCCTGGTTGCCCGGCAGTTATATGATCCGAGATTTTGCTAAAAACATCATCAGCATAACGGCACAATCCAATTCACAGCAAGCGATCGAAATCACGCCTCTGGATAAACAAAGCTGGCAATTAATAGCCACTGATAATGTAGTCGAAATAAAATATCAGGTTTTTGCCTTTGATCTGTCGGTACGCACCGCCTATTTAGATAGTCAGCGTGGCTTTTTTAATGGCAGTTCCTGCTTTTTAGCCATTAATGAGTTAACGACCATGCCATGCAAATTAACGATAATACCAGCTGATTCTATTCATCACTGGCGAGTTGCTACCGGTATGCCGCGTGCCAAATCAACGGAAAAATATCAATTTGGTGACTATCTCGCTCAGGATTATGCTCAGCTTATTGATTGTCCAGTAGCTCTGGGCGACTTTGACAGCTTTGAATTTGAAGTAGAAGGGGTGACGCATCATATGGTGTTCACCAGTGAGCATTATGGTGACCGTGAGCGAATCGTCCGCGATGTCAGTAAGCTTTGCCAGCATCATATCAGTTTATTTGGCGAAGCACCGTTTAGCGAATATTGGTTTATTACTCATCTACTCGCTAAAGGTTTTGGCGGCTTGGAGCATAAGAATTCTACAATATTGCAAGCCAGCCGCTTTGATTTACCTAACCCAAATAAACCTGAGCAGCTAACTGATGAATACAAAACCTTTTTGTCATTATGCTCACATGAATATTTTCATGCCTGGAATGTCTGCCGCATTAAGCCAAAAGCCTTTGTTCCTTACCAGCTAGCACAAGAGTCTTATACTGAACAGCTGTGGGCTTATGAAGGTATTACGTCCTATTACGATGACTTCTCGCTGTACCGGGCTGGCATCATCAGTTTTAGTGATTATTTACAATTACTGGCGAAAACCGCAACCCGGGTATATCGCGGCAAAGGCGAACTAAAACAGAGCGTGTTGGAGTCGAGCTTTTATACTTGGACCAAGTTTTACCAACAAGGACCTGATGCGGTTAACAATATCGTTAGTTATTACACTAAAGGAGCATTAATCGCATTATGGCTCGACTTAACAATTCGCAGTAAATCACAGGGGCAATATAGTTTAGATAACCTAATGCGTGAATTATGGATGCATTTTGGCCGCCCAGGCATAGGCACCGAACAACAAGATTTTATCAATATTGCCAATATATTATGCGGTGAAGACATCGGCGATGCGCTGACAGAGTTATTACAAAGTGCACAACGTATTGAGCTAGCACCATTATTGGCACAAGTAGGAGTCAGCTTTACCCCATGCAAATTCAAACTATTAAATAATTTGGAAACCACAGAAAGCGAAGACTACTGCCCTTATCTCGGTGCCCAATACACTACTCAACCGCTTGGCGTTAAAATAAGTCAGGTGAGTGAAGATTCGCCAGCGACTATTGCAGGACTTGCAGTTAATGATGTTTTAGTTGCGGTCAACGGCCTTAAAATCACCGACAAGTCATTGCAAAGCCTGGCTGAGCACTTAACCGCAACCACTAAGGTTAGTTGTCATTATTTCAGAGATGATCAGTTAATCATCAGTGAACTGGCATTTACTGATTCACCGCTAGCTGCAATAACGCTAACGGAACAAGATGCTAAGCTCAGTGAAAACTGGCGAAAAATCATCTCTTAA
- a CDS encoding VOC family protein, which yields MIKIEKVHHVAYRCKDAKETVEWYKDKLNMDLVLAIAENEVPSTKAPDPYMHIFLDAGMGNVLAFFELPNSDDMGRDENTPAWVQHLALKVADFDALVAAKESLESKGVDVLGPVNHGVFKSIYFFDPSGHRLELAADIGTPEQYKQLNEVAPAMIEEWAVTKRAPKHAAWLHEQD from the coding sequence ATGATTAAAATTGAGAAAGTACATCACGTCGCTTATCGCTGTAAAGACGCTAAAGAAACCGTTGAGTGGTATAAAGATAAATTGAATATGGACCTAGTGTTGGCAATCGCAGAAAATGAAGTGCCATCAACTAAAGCACCAGATCCTTATATGCATATCTTCCTTGATGCAGGTATGGGCAACGTTTTAGCCTTCTTTGAATTACCTAACTCTGATGACATGGGGCGTGATGAAAATACTCCAGCTTGGGTGCAACATTTAGCGTTAAAAGTCGCTGATTTTGATGCCTTAGTTGCCGCGAAGGAATCTTTAGAAAGTAAAGGCGTCGATGTTTTAGGTCCGGTTAACCATGGAGTGTTTAAATCAATCTACTTCTTTGATCCAAGCGGTCATCGCTTAGAGCTAGCTGCTGATATTGGCACACCAGAGCAATATAAACAGCTTAACGAAGTCGCACCTGCAATGATTGAAGAGTGGGCGGTAACAAAACGAGCACCAAAACACGCTGCCTGGTTACACGAGCAAGACTAG
- a CDS encoding methyltransferase family protein produces the protein MRCLELKIPPVLLVILSALLMWLSQPYFPLYPLSFTMRITVFLLMLATGFVIALIGVLAFKKAQTTVNPIKPETSSALVNIGIYKITRNPMYVGMALALIGWAFFLGNPISLVFVVAFVLYMTYFQIKPEEKMLTKLFQQQYIDYCKQVKRWI, from the coding sequence ATGCGTTGCTTAGAACTGAAAATTCCTCCGGTGTTGTTAGTGATATTGTCTGCTTTATTGATGTGGTTAAGCCAGCCTTATTTTCCTCTCTATCCATTAAGTTTCACCATGCGAATAACTGTGTTTTTGTTGATGCTAGCAACGGGATTTGTAATAGCCCTAATCGGGGTTTTAGCGTTTAAAAAAGCACAGACCACAGTAAACCCGATAAAACCAGAAACCAGCAGTGCATTAGTGAATATAGGTATTTATAAAATTACCCGTAACCCTATGTATGTTGGTATGGCGTTAGCGTTAATTGGCTGGGCATTTTTCCTCGGTAACCCAATTTCATTAGTTTTTGTAGTGGCATTTGTACTCTATATGACCTATTTTCAAATTAAGCCGGAAGAAAAAATGCTGACCAAACTCTTTCAACAACAATATATTGATTATTGCAAACAGGTAAAGCGCTGGATATGA
- a CDS encoding WD40 repeat domain-containing protein: MNKIIKKFSIFSLLLLITACSENDIYTSPATLEQHYSDKVLKAAAISDDGSYSLLSTGKQVCLWQNKNNAKVFPCLKGLEAQMIELVGISTSNQYFYTSNRINVHLYDLVTGRLITVWSAGDNIINDIAMSANERKLIFGFRSGQASVVAVKSNEITTFKPHRLDINSVSISDDGDKAFTGSSDKTAMLWDTQTGKVIHSFDHHSRVNHVTMSGDGKVGFSLDAVKDRSFWLLKIGKPFAELNSHIKFIEFNDSQFSSNNLWLASASPKQKLRLWQVKTGKLSAQWLTFKNKNRNRASVITLKFINNTTLATITSDGVYQTWDLPPEIS, encoded by the coding sequence ATGAACAAGATCATAAAAAAATTCAGCATTTTCAGCCTATTACTATTGATAACTGCCTGCTCAGAAAACGATATTTATACTTCACCAGCCACACTGGAACAACACTACAGCGACAAGGTGCTCAAGGCAGCTGCTATCTCTGATGATGGTAGTTACAGCTTGCTCAGTACCGGTAAGCAGGTGTGTTTATGGCAAAATAAAAATAATGCAAAAGTATTTCCATGTTTGAAAGGACTGGAAGCGCAAATGATTGAACTGGTCGGCATCTCAACAAGCAATCAGTATTTCTATACTTCAAACCGAATAAATGTCCATTTATATGACTTAGTAACAGGTCGCCTGATCACCGTCTGGAGTGCTGGTGACAATATTATTAACGATATTGCGATGTCGGCAAATGAACGTAAATTAATCTTTGGTTTTCGTAGCGGCCAGGCCAGTGTTGTCGCTGTAAAAAGTAATGAGATCACCACCTTTAAACCACATCGCTTAGATATTAATAGCGTTAGCATTTCAGATGACGGCGACAAAGCCTTTACTGGTTCAAGCGATAAAACCGCCATGCTCTGGGATACCCAAACGGGTAAAGTGATTCATAGCTTTGATCATCACTCCAGAGTCAATCATGTCACCATGAGTGGTGATGGCAAAGTAGGCTTTTCTCTAGACGCAGTTAAAGACAGATCTTTCTGGCTGTTAAAAATAGGTAAACCCTTCGCCGAGCTTAACAGTCACATTAAGTTTATAGAATTTAATGACTCGCAATTTTCTAGCAATAACTTATGGCTGGCCAGTGCATCACCAAAACAAAAACTGCGCTTATGGCAAGTAAAAACAGGAAAACTCAGTGCTCAGTGGTTAACATTTAAAAATAAAAACCGTAACCGTGCATCGGTGATCACATTAAAATTTATCAACAATACTACGCTAGCCACTATCACCAGCGATGGTGTCTATCAAACGTGGGATCTGCCTCCTGAAATTAGCTAA
- a CDS encoding kinase encodes MFNDFIRRHQLSASFATVAEQYYLPLAHRITQQVEHCQQPYFVAINGCQGSGKSTLADYLASYLREQCQLNVAVLSLDDFYLSSEQRKQLALKVHPLFATRGVPGTHNVQLLQQVLNKLKQGETNFCLPRFNKATDEPEHITNWSYISEPADLVIVEGWCLGAVSVEPSSLHLPVNELEQKQDPKARWRSYSNEVLACDYQPLYSLFDYWLLLKAPSFTCVYQWRLEQEQKLARQNKLAEHKIMSEAEIGHFIQHFQRLTMTCLQQLPTKVDCQMLLNSERDIERVIYKTSS; translated from the coding sequence ATGTTCAATGACTTTATTCGCCGCCATCAACTTTCTGCCAGTTTTGCTACTGTGGCAGAACAATACTATCTGCCTTTAGCTCATCGTATTACTCAACAGGTGGAGCATTGTCAACAACCCTATTTTGTCGCGATAAATGGCTGTCAGGGCAGTGGTAAGTCAACCTTGGCTGATTATCTAGCAAGCTATTTAAGAGAGCAATGCCAGCTTAACGTAGCCGTATTGTCGCTCGATGATTTTTATTTATCGAGTGAGCAAAGAAAACAGTTGGCACTTAAGGTACATCCGCTATTTGCCACTCGTGGCGTGCCAGGCACTCACAATGTCCAATTACTTCAGCAGGTATTAAATAAATTGAAACAAGGAGAAACGAATTTTTGCCTACCACGTTTTAATAAAGCCACCGACGAACCTGAGCATATTACTAACTGGTCTTATATTAGTGAACCAGCAGATTTGGTGATAGTTGAAGGTTGGTGTCTAGGAGCTGTGTCTGTCGAACCGAGTAGTTTGCATCTTCCAGTTAATGAACTTGAGCAAAAGCAGGATCCAAAGGCGCGCTGGCGGAGCTACTCTAATGAGGTGCTGGCGTGTGATTATCAGCCTTTGTACTCGTTATTTGATTATTGGTTGTTATTAAAAGCACCGTCGTTTACCTGTGTTTATCAATGGCGCTTAGAGCAGGAGCAGAAACTCGCTCGTCAAAATAAGCTAGCTGAACATAAAATTATGTCTGAGGCTGAGATTGGTCATTTTATTCAGCATTTTCAACGATTGACCATGACCTGCTTGCAACAGTTACCGACAAAAGTTGATTGTCAGATGTTGCTTAATAGTGAACGCGATATTGAACGTGTGATTTATAAGACTAGCTCATAG
- a CDS encoding alkaline phosphatase, giving the protein MKSLKLLSLSMLVALTACDGDDGKDGTIGSNGVNSLVNQTVLTVGNAHCANSGVQIDSGLDVNGNALLDDDEVTTTEYVCSPALNQASGEGVSATVNNAWFSQGKRQVAKAALNTDAIVNAAGKAKNVILFVGDGMGVSTVTAARIFEGQQLGKMGEEHQLSFDKFPYSGFAKTYNVDGQTPDSAGTMTAMMSGVKTDVGVIGVGEGVERGKCSTVAGNELVTALELAEIAGKSTGVVSTARITHATPAATYAKSADRNWEDISDMPASEVAAGCEDIASQLVNFEANLETKFAGVNVDGIEVVFGGGRRHFLPKDAAFNSADASSAIEGDRTDGRDLTAEWQAQYPTGNYIVDSAGFNAISGDSTERVFGLFNESHMHYEADRQNDLVGEPSLSEMTDKAIDVLDNNSKGYFLMVEAGRIDHGHHAGSAYNALTDAVEFAKAVQAAVDSTDPDETLIIVTADHSHVFTIAGYPKRGNPILGKVVSIGSDEPALAADGMPYTTLGYTNGLGFRNLGNETNGDASYNDAAVTERQDLTSVDTTTSGYHQEALVPMGSETHAGEDVGVYAIGPGAHLVTGTNEQSLIFHIMDHAASLVLKAEAAAE; this is encoded by the coding sequence ATGAAATCATTAAAATTACTCTCATTATCTATGTTAGTTGCTCTTACAGCTTGTGATGGAGATGACGGAAAAGATGGCACAATTGGCAGCAATGGTGTTAATAGTTTAGTTAATCAAACGGTATTAACGGTTGGTAACGCACATTGCGCAAATTCAGGTGTACAAATTGATTCAGGGTTAGATGTAAATGGCAATGCGCTATTAGATGATGATGAAGTCACCACTACTGAATATGTTTGCTCGCCGGCATTAAATCAAGCATCAGGCGAAGGGGTGAGTGCAACGGTTAACAATGCTTGGTTTAGCCAAGGTAAGCGTCAGGTGGCTAAAGCTGCGCTTAATACTGATGCCATTGTTAATGCTGCGGGTAAAGCGAAAAATGTGATCTTATTTGTTGGTGACGGTATGGGCGTATCTACGGTAACCGCAGCCCGTATTTTTGAAGGTCAGCAACTGGGTAAAATGGGGGAAGAACATCAATTAAGCTTTGATAAATTCCCATATTCAGGTTTTGCTAAAACTTACAACGTTGATGGTCAAACGCCAGATTCGGCCGGTACGATGACCGCGATGATGTCAGGGGTAAAAACTGATGTTGGTGTGATTGGTGTTGGAGAAGGGGTAGAACGGGGCAAATGTTCAACGGTTGCCGGAAATGAATTGGTGACTGCACTGGAACTGGCTGAAATTGCCGGAAAATCAACCGGGGTTGTTTCAACCGCACGTATCACCCATGCAACACCCGCTGCTACTTATGCAAAATCAGCTGACCGTAACTGGGAAGATATCTCCGATATGCCAGCATCAGAAGTCGCCGCAGGCTGTGAAGATATTGCTTCTCAGTTAGTCAATTTTGAAGCTAACCTAGAAACGAAGTTTGCTGGTGTTAATGTTGACGGTATCGAAGTGGTCTTCGGTGGAGGTCGTCGTCATTTCTTACCAAAAGATGCGGCGTTTAATAGCGCAGATGCTTCTAGTGCTATCGAAGGTGATCGTACTGACGGTCGCGACTTAACCGCTGAATGGCAAGCACAATATCCAACAGGTAATTACATCGTTGACAGTGCTGGTTTTAATGCAATATCTGGTGACAGCACTGAGCGGGTATTTGGTCTATTTAATGAGTCACATATGCATTATGAAGCAGACCGTCAAAACGACTTAGTCGGTGAGCCGAGCTTAAGTGAAATGACGGATAAAGCGATTGATGTCTTAGACAACAACAGTAAAGGTTATTTCTTGATGGTGGAAGCAGGTCGTATTGACCATGGTCATCATGCAGGAAGTGCCTATAATGCCTTAACAGATGCGGTTGAGTTTGCTAAAGCAGTACAAGCAGCGGTAGATTCAACTGACCCGGATGAAACCTTAATTATTGTTACTGCTGATCACAGCCATGTATTTACTATTGCGGGTTACCCAAAACGCGGTAACCCTATTTTAGGTAAAGTGGTAAGTATTGGTAGTGACGAACCGGCATTAGCGGCTGACGGTATGCCATATACTACCTTAGGTTACACTAACGGATTAGGTTTCAGAAATTTAGGTAATGAAACTAATGGTGACGCATCTTATAACGATGCTGCAGTGACTGAACGTCAAGACTTAACTTCCGTTGATACTACAACTTCTGGTTATCATCAGGAAGCATTAGTGCCTATGGGATCTGAAACGCATGCTGGTGAAGATGTTGGTGTTTATGCTATCGGACCAGGGGCGCATTTGGTGACGGGTACTAATGAACAAAGCTTAATTTTCCATATTATGGACCATGCGGCAAGTTTAGTACTTAAAGCAGAAGCGGCAGCGGAATAA